gttctatacatcttggtgctaccTGGATGCATGACATAAGCAGAACTATGTGCTTCCTCTAAAATGGCTTGTTTAAGCTGTAGCTTGTTAAGCACACACATTCTCCCCTCCTTTTCTAGCACACTGTCTACTCCCAGTTAGAAGTCAACCCTGATGCCCTTACTCACATCATCAGCAATCTTCTGCAAATCAGGGTCTTCCAACTGATCCTGCTTATGGTTTTATACTAAGGTCGATCTTATCTGAAAAGTAGCTATCAACCCTCCTGACGGTTCCACTAATAAGGCGGTTCTGGAATTCCTGAACTGCTGTAATAACATTCCTCTTATTGAACCAGTAATGGCCTTAGGTCCCGAGGATTTTCTACTCAGTGCATCTGCCACAACATTAGCCTTACTAGGGTGATATTCGATGGAACAGTcgtaatctttaatcaattcaatctATCTTCTTTGTCTTAGATTCAACTCCTTTTTATAACAGATATATTTCAAGCTTTTATGATCTGTAAATATCCTGCAGTGCTCTCCAAATAAATAATGTCTCCATAACTTCAGAGCTTGCCAATTCCAGATCATGCATGGGATAAATGCCCTCGTGTTTCTTAAGTTGATGAGAGGCATATGCAATTACCTTCCCAtcctgcatcaacacacatcccaATCCTTGTCGAGATGCGTcgcaataaatctcaaatttctTACCTGGAATAGGCAAAGTAAGCACTGGTGCTGATACTAGTTTCTGTTTCAGCTCCTGGAAACTATATTCACACTCCAACGACCATTCAAATCTCATGCCTTTCTTGGTCAGGTTCGTCAAcggaagggctatcttagagaaatCCTCCATAAACCTCCGATAATAACCTGCCAACCCTAGAAAACTTCATATTTCTAAAACGGTTGTGGGTCGATCCCAATTAACTATTACTTTCGTCTTCTGAGTATCTACACTAATGCCCTCTGCTAAAACAACATGCCCAAGAAATACTACCCGGTTTAACCAAAAATCGCATTTACTTAATTTAGCATACAACTGCCTATCTCGCAACGTCTGCAACACTATCCTTAGGTGGGTAATATGATCCTCCCTACTGCCGGAATACACcagtatatcatcaatgaatactatcacgaactggtccaagtagggatgaaatatcctgttcATGAGATCCATGAATACCACAGGGGCATTTTTCAATCCGAAAGGCATTACCCGgaattcataatgtccatatctcgTTCTAAACGTGGCTTTAGGGATATCGGCTTCCCTCACTTTCAGTTGATGATAACTCGATCTCAGGTCTATCTTCCAAAACACCGTGGCTCCTCTTAGctgatcaaacaaatcatcaatgcgtggtaacgagtatttatttttaatcgtTACCTTATTCAGCTGCCTATAGTCGATACACAATCTAAGTGTACTATCTTTCTTCCTCACAAATAATACTGGAGCTCCCTAAGGCGATACACTAGGTCAAATGTATCCCTTGTCAATTAACTCTTGCAACTAAACCTTTAGTTCTTTCAACTCAGTCGGCACCATTCTATACGGTGCCTGCGATATAGGAGTTGTTCCTGGAACTAAGTCAATAATAAACTCCACCTCCCTGTCAGGTGGTAATCTCGATAATTCTTCAGGAAATACATCCTGAAATTCATTTACTACTGGGACATCTTCTGGGTTCAGCTCTTTCCCTTGAGCAACCATCACATGAGCCAGATAGGCTTTACATCCCTTGCTCAATAGCTTCCGAGCGTTCACTATCGATATCAAATTCCCTACGACCAATCATTTGTTTCCTGTTAGCATTGCATCTTGGCCATTTGATTTTCTGAGCACTACCTTCTTTTTGTAACAGTCTACTGAAGCATAGTacttacttagaaaatccatccCCAGGATAGCATCAAACTCCAACAGTTCTAAAGGAAGTAAATCAGCATAGAAGTTCTGATCAGTATCTCACAATGATTATACCATCTATCTATTACTATCACATCTCCCAAAGGGGTAGAGATAAATAACTCTTCAGGCATAGGTTTAACCAACCTATCTATAAGTGCATACATGctagatataaatgaatgtgtggcactaggatcaaataaaacataagcagACTGCCCACATAATATAACATTACCAGTCACAACATCTGGAGACTCTGCTCCCTCCTGGTGTGTCACGGCATACATTCGCCCCTACTATTGAGGTCAACCTACGACATTCTTCTGCTTGGCAACATTTGACCCTTCGCCCCGATTTCCGGCACACTTTGGTTGGTTAACTGTCTGGGAGGTCGGCTATTGTGCTATTGGAACGTCCCTATTCATTTGGGGACAGTCCCTCTTGAAATGCCCTGTTTGTCCGCATTGGAAACATGTACCTTTGCAACTATAGCAAGCCCCAAAATGCCTCTTGCCACAACTAGGGCATATCGGTCTCCTGTCTGTGCTAGCTACCGACTCACCAGCTCATGGCATCTCTGATCGGCTAACTGCACCGGCCAAGGGtctcgttttctttttcttggatCCCTGCCAACTGGTTCCCCTGAAATGGCTTCCACTAGTCTGGGTTGCCACTAGAGATCTAAATCCCTTGTCTCTAGGCCCTACTACGGTCTCACTACCTCTTGGCAACTGCTCAACATCTGCCAAACTCCGCTCGACTCGTATTGCTATTTCTACTAACTGGTTAAAATCTAGCCAATTAGCCGTAGATGTCACTGGAGTTCTGATTTCCTTCCTCAAACCTTGTTCAAATTTCCTGCATCTATCTCTTTCCTCAGCAATAATCGGCAGGGCATACTATGATAATTCTGTAAATTTCTGCTCATATTCTGCCACCGACATCGTGCCCTGTGTTAATTTGAGGAACTCATCCCTTTTTGCATCTCGAAACGAGCTGGGGTAATACTTATCTTCAAAGGCCTTCCTGAACTCAGGCCATAACATCACATCTGTACTGACTCGTCTGGCGGATATCACTNACATCTGTACTGACTCGTCTGGCggatatcactttccaccatttctctgcTCCTTTCTATAATAGAAAGGTGGCTAATCCCACTTTCCTATCCTCTGGACAACTCATAactttgaaacatttttcaactacatcTAGCCACAACTCGGCTTCAGCTGAATCTGTTGTACCTTCAAATGTCACAGCCTCTAGGGCTTTAAAACTCTCaataccatatttcttttctagGTTGGCTCGTGGCTGCTAACCTCTGCACTATCCTGTCAAACACTGCATCTTCTAGCTACGAATTTGCCCTTGCTTGGGGAGTACTAGACTCTCCCTCGGACATCGTCTCCTGACCCACTGAATCATtcaccttctttttgccacCCGGTGGGTTCTCCCCAACCTCCGGGCCCCTATTGGTAGGTTCAGTGTTCCTGCCACCTGTCTGCTTACTTGGTCTGCCATGTTGCCTCGGCATTTTACCTAAtacaatgtacacatgttagggactcacaCTTAGGGACTTAGACTTATGCATAAAC
The nucleotide sequence above comes from Benincasa hispida cultivar B227 chromosome 3, ASM972705v1, whole genome shotgun sequence. Encoded proteins:
- the LOC120073603 gene encoding uncharacterized protein LOC120073603 — its product is MPRQHGRPSKQTGGRNTEPTNRGPEVGENPPGGKKKVNDSVGQETMSEGESSTPQARSAYVLFDPSATHSFISSMYALIDRLVKPMPEELFISTPLGDVINFYADLLPLELLEFDAILGMDFLRNLISIVNARKLLSKGCKAYLAHVMVAQGKELNPEDVPVVNEFQDVFPEELSRLPPDREVEFIIDLVPGTTPISQAPYRMVPTELKELKV